One genomic window of Actinoplanes lobatus includes the following:
- a CDS encoding MFS transporter: protein METLTDRRRWAALLALSLGGFGLGLTEFVAMGLLPDMARDLMPESYVASVPDALAHTGWMITIYALGVVVGAPTIAVITARQPRRRLVLGLLAVFVVFTTASALAPTFELVLAARFGAALAHGAYFGAAGLLAAAILGPGNQGRGVSIVIGGLTAANLAGVPLITVLGQNHGWRAAYLAVAAVFALSLLAVLATVPTVAAAPGGSPRAELLAFRNPQVWLVAAAVAVGTSGFFAVNSYVAPITTHVAGLSEAAVPWVLACMGLGMTVGIALGGVAADRDLRRAVLIGFAGLIGSVTLFGLTAVHPAGLFPAAFLVGAASLFIVPALQSRLIAVAPGAQLMGAAVNQSSLNIANATGAALGGAVIAAGWGYLASAWLGVALTLAGLLLTLLSFRLDTRTPAPAPTPVPA, encoded by the coding sequence GTGGAGACACTGACCGACCGCCGCCGCTGGGCGGCCCTGCTCGCCCTGTCCCTGGGCGGTTTCGGACTCGGCCTGACCGAGTTCGTGGCCATGGGACTGCTACCCGACATGGCACGCGACCTGATGCCCGAGTCGTACGTCGCCTCGGTCCCGGACGCACTGGCCCACACCGGCTGGATGATCACGATCTACGCGCTCGGCGTCGTCGTGGGCGCGCCGACGATCGCCGTGATCACCGCCCGGCAGCCCCGCCGACGGCTGGTGCTCGGCCTGCTCGCCGTGTTCGTCGTCTTCACCACGGCATCCGCGCTGGCGCCCACCTTCGAGCTGGTCCTGGCCGCCCGGTTCGGCGCGGCCCTGGCACACGGCGCCTACTTCGGGGCAGCCGGTCTGCTGGCCGCCGCCATCCTGGGACCCGGCAACCAGGGACGCGGCGTCTCCATCGTGATCGGCGGGCTGACCGCGGCCAACCTCGCCGGCGTCCCGCTGATCACCGTGCTCGGGCAGAACCACGGTTGGCGGGCCGCGTACCTCGCCGTCGCCGCCGTCTTCGCCCTCAGCCTGCTCGCCGTCCTGGCCACCGTGCCCACCGTGGCGGCCGCCCCCGGCGGCTCGCCCCGCGCCGAGCTGCTCGCCTTCCGCAACCCGCAGGTATGGCTGGTCGCCGCCGCCGTCGCCGTCGGGACCAGCGGCTTCTTCGCGGTGAACAGCTACGTCGCGCCGATCACCACACACGTGGCCGGCCTGTCCGAGGCGGCCGTCCCGTGGGTGCTCGCCTGCATGGGCCTGGGCATGACCGTCGGCATCGCCCTCGGCGGGGTCGCCGCCGACCGCGACCTGCGGCGCGCCGTCCTGATCGGATTCGCCGGACTGATCGGCTCGGTCACCCTGTTCGGCCTGACCGCGGTGCACCCGGCCGGCCTGTTCCCGGCCGCCTTCCTGGTCGGCGCGGCCAGCCTCTTCATCGTCCCCGCGCTGCAGTCCCGCCTCATCGCGGTCGCCCCGGGCGCCCAGCTGATGGGCGCCGCGGTCAACCAGTCCTCCCTGAACATCGCCAACGCCACCGGCGCCGCCCTCGGTGGTGCCGTCATCGCCGCGGGGTGGGGCTATCTGGCGTCCGCATGGCTGGGCGTCGCCCTGACCCTCGCCGGCCTGCTCCTGACCCTGCTCAGCTTCCGCCTCGACACCCGCACCCCAGCCCCGGCCCCCACTCCCGTCCCCGCCTGA
- a CDS encoding LacI family DNA-binding transcriptional regulator translates to MQSAERRTTLADVAAEAGVSVALASIVMRGAPGAGAATRERVLEVARRLGYQPDSRARLLRSGRSRLLGVVFDVRHPFHHDLLTGLYDAAGKAGYQLTLSAVTPRRGERTAIGDLLQDRCEALVLFGGQLRASELASIAARLPVVAMMRAARRRDVDVVHNDDALGSHQAVDHLVGLGHRRIAHVDGGEWHGSAERRSGYQEAMRRHGLAEHIRVVSGGAGEEDGARAAERLLVDPPTAVTVFNDLSATGLLDVLRRNGLSVPGDISVVGYDDTGLSRLAHIDLTTIGQDIDTMAAGAVERAVARIEGTPIGLRELVIPPRLVVRGTTGPGPDGSASLRGKTPGNR, encoded by the coding sequence ATGCAGTCAGCGGAGCGGCGGACTACCCTCGCCGACGTCGCGGCCGAGGCCGGGGTGTCGGTGGCACTGGCGTCGATCGTGATGCGCGGCGCGCCCGGAGCCGGGGCCGCCACCCGGGAGCGGGTGCTGGAGGTGGCGCGCCGGCTCGGATACCAGCCGGACAGCCGGGCCCGGCTGTTGCGCAGCGGTCGCAGCCGGCTGCTCGGGGTCGTCTTCGACGTGCGGCACCCGTTCCATCACGACCTGCTCACCGGGCTCTACGACGCGGCCGGCAAGGCCGGATATCAACTCACCCTGAGCGCGGTGACACCACGGCGCGGCGAGCGTACGGCCATCGGCGACCTGCTGCAGGACCGGTGCGAGGCGCTGGTGCTGTTCGGCGGCCAGTTACGGGCCTCCGAGCTGGCGTCGATCGCGGCCCGCCTCCCGGTGGTGGCGATGATGCGCGCGGCCCGGCGGCGCGACGTCGACGTGGTGCACAACGACGACGCGCTCGGCTCCCACCAGGCCGTCGATCACCTGGTCGGGCTCGGGCACCGGCGGATCGCCCACGTCGACGGCGGGGAGTGGCACGGGTCGGCCGAGCGGCGGTCCGGCTACCAGGAGGCGATGCGGCGGCACGGGCTGGCCGAGCACATCCGGGTGGTGTCCGGCGGTGCCGGGGAGGAGGACGGCGCCCGGGCCGCGGAGCGGCTGCTGGTGGACCCGCCGACCGCGGTGACCGTCTTCAACGACCTGAGCGCGACCGGTTTGCTGGACGTCCTGCGCCGCAACGGGCTCAGCGTGCCCGGGGACATCAGCGTGGTGGGTTACGACGACACCGGCCTGAGCCGGCTCGCGCACATCGACCTGACCACCATCGGCCAGGACATCGACACCATGGCGGCGGGCGCGGTCGAGCGGGCCGTCGCGCGGATCGAGGGCACACCCATCGGACTCCGGGAGCTGGTCATCCCACCCCGCCTGGTGGTCCGCGGCACGACCGGCCCCGGGCCTGATGGCTCCGCTTCGCTCCGCGGCAAAACGCCTGGTAACCGGTGA